In the genome of Misgurnus anguillicaudatus chromosome 11, ASM2758022v2, whole genome shotgun sequence, one region contains:
- the mapk8a gene encoding mitogen-activated protein kinase 8 isoform X3: MNKNKREKEFYSVDVGDSTFTVLKRYQNLRPIGSGAQGIVCSAYDHNLERNVAIKKLSRPFQNQTHAKRAFRELVLMKCVNHKNIIGLLNVFTPQKTLEEFQDVYLVMELMDANLCQVIQMELDHERLSYLLYQMLCGIKHLHSAGIIHRDLKPSNIVVKSDCTLKILDFGLARTAATGLLMTPYVVTRYYRAPEVILGMGYQANVDVWSVGCIMAEMVRGSVLFPGTDHIDQWNKVIEQLGTPSQDFLMKLNQSVRTYVENRPRYTGYSFEKLFPDVLFPADSEHNKLKASQARDLLSKMLVIDASKRISVDEALQHPYINVWYDPAEVEAPPPMIIDKQLDERDHTVEEWKELIYKEVVEWEERLKNGVIRGAAVINGSPQPSSSSSINDISSMSTEPTVTSDTDSSLEASAGPLSCCR; encoded by the exons ATGAACAAAAATAAGCGTGAGAAAGAATTCTACAGTGTAGATGTCGGTGATTCAACCTTCACGGTGTTGAAGCGGTATCAGAATCTAAGACCCATTGGTTCAGGTGCTCAGGGAATAGTCTG CTCAGCGTACGACCACAACCTCGAACGAAATGTGGCTATAAAGAAACTTAGCCGTCCTTTTCAAAATCAGACTCATGCCAAACGTGCATTCAGAGAACTGGTGCTCATGAAATGTGTCAATCATAAAAAT ATTATAGGCCTCTTAAATGTTTTCACCCCACAAAAAACATTAGAAGAATTCCAAGATGT TTACCTAGTAATGGAGCTGATGGACGCCAACCTCTGCCAAGTCATTCAGATGGAACTGGACCACGAGCGGCTGTCCTATCTGCTGTACCAGATGCTGTGCGGAATCAAGCACCTCCACTCGGCCGGGATCATCCACAGG GATCTAAAACCCAGTAACATTGTGGTGAAGTCAGACTGTACCCTGAAGATTTTGGATTTTGGTCTGGCCAGGACAGCGGCCACTGGTTTGCTGATGACACCATATGTGGTGACACGTTACTACAGAGCCCCTGAAGTCATTCTGGGAATGGGATATCAAGCCAATG tGGATGTATGGTCTGTTGGCTGTATCATGGCTGAAATGGTCAGAGGTAGTGTGTTGTTTCCAGGTACAGATC ACATTGATCAGTGGAACAAAGTCATAGAGCAGCTTGGAACGCCATCCCAGGACTTCCTGATGAAACTCAACCAGTCCGTGCGGACCTACGTGGAAAACAGACCACGGTACACTGGATACAGCTTTGAGAAACTGTTTCCAGACGTTCTGTTTCCTGCTGATTCAGAACACAACAAACTGAAAG CGAGTCAGGCGCGAGATTTGCTGTCTAAAATGCTGGTGATAGACGCATCCAAACGAATCTCTGTAGACGAAGCTTTGCAGCACCCCTACATTAACGTATGGTACGACCCGGCCGAAGTGGAAGCG CCACCTCCTATGATTATAGACAAACAGCTGGATGAGAGAGATCACACTGTGGAGGAATGGAAAG aGCTGATCTATAAAGAAGTGGTGGAATGGGAAGAACGACTGAAGAATGGCGTCATTCGAG GTGCAGCAGTGATCAATGGCTCACCCCAgccctcctcctcttcctccatCAATGATATCTCCTCCATGTCCACAGAACCCACTGTGACCTCAGACACGGATAGCAGTCTGGAGGCCTCCGCTGGTCCTCTGAGCTGCTGCAGATGA
- the mapk8a gene encoding mitogen-activated protein kinase 8 isoform X2 — MNKNKREKEFYSVDVGDSTFTVLKRYQNLRPIGSGAQGIVCSAYDHNLERNVAIKKLSRPFQNQTHAKRAFRELVLMKCVNHKNIIGLLNVFTPQKTLEEFQDVYLVMELMDANLCQVIQMELDHERLSYLLYQMLCGIKHLHSAGIIHRDLKPSNIVVKSDCTLKILDFGLARTAATGLLMTPYVVTRYYRAPEVILGMGYQANVDIWSVGCILAEMVRHKILFPGRDYIDQWNKVIEQLGTPSQDFLMKLNQSVRTYVENRPRYTGYSFEKLFPDVLFPADSEHNKLKASQARDLLSKMLVIDASKRISVDEALQHPYINVWYDPAEVEAPPPMIIDKQLDERDHTVEEWKELIYKEVVEWEERLKNGVIRGQPSPLGAAVINGSPQPSSSSSINDISSMSTEPTVTSDTDSSLEASAGPLSCCR, encoded by the exons ATGAACAAAAATAAGCGTGAGAAAGAATTCTACAGTGTAGATGTCGGTGATTCAACCTTCACGGTGTTGAAGCGGTATCAGAATCTAAGACCCATTGGTTCAGGTGCTCAGGGAATAGTCTG CTCAGCGTACGACCACAACCTCGAACGAAATGTGGCTATAAAGAAACTTAGCCGTCCTTTTCAAAATCAGACTCATGCCAAACGTGCATTCAGAGAACTGGTGCTCATGAAATGTGTCAATCATAAAAAT ATTATAGGCCTCTTAAATGTTTTCACCCCACAAAAAACATTAGAAGAATTCCAAGATGT TTACCTAGTAATGGAGCTGATGGACGCCAACCTCTGCCAAGTCATTCAGATGGAACTGGACCACGAGCGGCTGTCCTATCTGCTGTACCAGATGCTGTGCGGAATCAAGCACCTCCACTCGGCCGGGATCATCCACAGG GATCTAAAACCCAGTAACATTGTGGTGAAGTCAGACTGTACCCTGAAGATTTTGGATTTTGGTCTGGCCAGGACAGCGGCCACTGGTTTGCTGATGACACCATATGTGGTGACACGTTACTACAGAGCCCCTGAAGTCATTCTGGGAATGGGATATCAAGCCAATG TGGACATTTGGTCTGTGGGCTGCATTTTGGCAGAAATGGTCCGTCACAAAATCCTATTTCCTGGGAGAGACT ACATTGATCAGTGGAACAAAGTCATAGAGCAGCTTGGAACGCCATCCCAGGACTTCCTGATGAAACTCAACCAGTCCGTGCGGACCTACGTGGAAAACAGACCACGGTACACTGGATACAGCTTTGAGAAACTGTTTCCAGACGTTCTGTTTCCTGCTGATTCAGAACACAACAAACTGAAAG CGAGTCAGGCGCGAGATTTGCTGTCTAAAATGCTGGTGATAGACGCATCCAAACGAATCTCTGTAGACGAAGCTTTGCAGCACCCCTACATTAACGTATGGTACGACCCGGCCGAAGTGGAAGCG CCACCTCCTATGATTATAGACAAACAGCTGGATGAGAGAGATCACACTGTGGAGGAATGGAAAG aGCTGATCTATAAAGAAGTGGTGGAATGGGAAGAACGACTGAAGAATGGCGTCATTCGAGGTCAGCCCTCTCCTCTAG GTGCAGCAGTGATCAATGGCTCACCCCAgccctcctcctcttcctccatCAATGATATCTCCTCCATGTCCACAGAACCCACTGTGACCTCAGACACGGATAGCAGTCTGGAGGCCTCCGCTGGTCCTCTGAGCTGCTGCAGATGA
- the mapk8a gene encoding mitogen-activated protein kinase 8 isoform X1 gives MNKNKREKEFYSVDVGDSTFTVLKRYQNLRPIGSGAQGIVCSAYDHNLERNVAIKKLSRPFQNQTHAKRAFRELVLMKCVNHKNIIGLLNVFTPQKTLEEFQDVYLVMELMDANLCQVIQMELDHERLSYLLYQMLCGIKHLHSAGIIHRDLKPSNIVVKSDCTLKILDFGLARTAATGLLMTPYVVTRYYRAPEVILGMGYQANVDVWSVGCIMAEMVRGSVLFPGTDHIDQWNKVIEQLGTPSQDFLMKLNQSVRTYVENRPRYTGYSFEKLFPDVLFPADSEHNKLKASQARDLLSKMLVIDASKRISVDEALQHPYINVWYDPAEVEAPPPMIIDKQLDERDHTVEEWKELIYKEVVEWEERLKNGVIRGQPSPLGAAVINGSPQPSSSSSINDISSMSTEPTVTSDTDSSLEASAGPLSCCR, from the exons ATGAACAAAAATAAGCGTGAGAAAGAATTCTACAGTGTAGATGTCGGTGATTCAACCTTCACGGTGTTGAAGCGGTATCAGAATCTAAGACCCATTGGTTCAGGTGCTCAGGGAATAGTCTG CTCAGCGTACGACCACAACCTCGAACGAAATGTGGCTATAAAGAAACTTAGCCGTCCTTTTCAAAATCAGACTCATGCCAAACGTGCATTCAGAGAACTGGTGCTCATGAAATGTGTCAATCATAAAAAT ATTATAGGCCTCTTAAATGTTTTCACCCCACAAAAAACATTAGAAGAATTCCAAGATGT TTACCTAGTAATGGAGCTGATGGACGCCAACCTCTGCCAAGTCATTCAGATGGAACTGGACCACGAGCGGCTGTCCTATCTGCTGTACCAGATGCTGTGCGGAATCAAGCACCTCCACTCGGCCGGGATCATCCACAGG GATCTAAAACCCAGTAACATTGTGGTGAAGTCAGACTGTACCCTGAAGATTTTGGATTTTGGTCTGGCCAGGACAGCGGCCACTGGTTTGCTGATGACACCATATGTGGTGACACGTTACTACAGAGCCCCTGAAGTCATTCTGGGAATGGGATATCAAGCCAATG tGGATGTATGGTCTGTTGGCTGTATCATGGCTGAAATGGTCAGAGGTAGTGTGTTGTTTCCAGGTACAGATC ACATTGATCAGTGGAACAAAGTCATAGAGCAGCTTGGAACGCCATCCCAGGACTTCCTGATGAAACTCAACCAGTCCGTGCGGACCTACGTGGAAAACAGACCACGGTACACTGGATACAGCTTTGAGAAACTGTTTCCAGACGTTCTGTTTCCTGCTGATTCAGAACACAACAAACTGAAAG CGAGTCAGGCGCGAGATTTGCTGTCTAAAATGCTGGTGATAGACGCATCCAAACGAATCTCTGTAGACGAAGCTTTGCAGCACCCCTACATTAACGTATGGTACGACCCGGCCGAAGTGGAAGCG CCACCTCCTATGATTATAGACAAACAGCTGGATGAGAGAGATCACACTGTGGAGGAATGGAAAG aGCTGATCTATAAAGAAGTGGTGGAATGGGAAGAACGACTGAAGAATGGCGTCATTCGAGGTCAGCCCTCTCCTCTAG GTGCAGCAGTGATCAATGGCTCACCCCAgccctcctcctcttcctccatCAATGATATCTCCTCCATGTCCACAGAACCCACTGTGACCTCAGACACGGATAGCAGTCTGGAGGCCTCCGCTGGTCCTCTGAGCTGCTGCAGATGA
- the mapk8a gene encoding mitogen-activated protein kinase 8 isoform X4, with amino-acid sequence MNKNKREKEFYSVDVGDSTFTVLKRYQNLRPIGSGAQGIVCSAYDHNLERNVAIKKLSRPFQNQTHAKRAFRELVLMKCVNHKNIIGLLNVFTPQKTLEEFQDVYLVMELMDANLCQVIQMELDHERLSYLLYQMLCGIKHLHSAGIIHRDLKPSNIVVKSDCTLKILDFGLARTAATGLLMTPYVVTRYYRAPEVILGMGYQANVDVWSVGCIMAEMVRGSVLFPGTDHIDQWNKVIEQLGTPSQDFLMKLNQSVRTYVENRPRYTGYSFEKLFPDVLFPADSEHNKLKASQARDLLSKMLVIDASKRISVDEALQHPYINVWYDPAEVEAPPPMIIDKQLDERDHTVEEWKELIYKEVVEWEERLKNGVIRGQPSPLAQVQQ; translated from the exons ATGAACAAAAATAAGCGTGAGAAAGAATTCTACAGTGTAGATGTCGGTGATTCAACCTTCACGGTGTTGAAGCGGTATCAGAATCTAAGACCCATTGGTTCAGGTGCTCAGGGAATAGTCTG CTCAGCGTACGACCACAACCTCGAACGAAATGTGGCTATAAAGAAACTTAGCCGTCCTTTTCAAAATCAGACTCATGCCAAACGTGCATTCAGAGAACTGGTGCTCATGAAATGTGTCAATCATAAAAAT ATTATAGGCCTCTTAAATGTTTTCACCCCACAAAAAACATTAGAAGAATTCCAAGATGT TTACCTAGTAATGGAGCTGATGGACGCCAACCTCTGCCAAGTCATTCAGATGGAACTGGACCACGAGCGGCTGTCCTATCTGCTGTACCAGATGCTGTGCGGAATCAAGCACCTCCACTCGGCCGGGATCATCCACAGG GATCTAAAACCCAGTAACATTGTGGTGAAGTCAGACTGTACCCTGAAGATTTTGGATTTTGGTCTGGCCAGGACAGCGGCCACTGGTTTGCTGATGACACCATATGTGGTGACACGTTACTACAGAGCCCCTGAAGTCATTCTGGGAATGGGATATCAAGCCAATG tGGATGTATGGTCTGTTGGCTGTATCATGGCTGAAATGGTCAGAGGTAGTGTGTTGTTTCCAGGTACAGATC ACATTGATCAGTGGAACAAAGTCATAGAGCAGCTTGGAACGCCATCCCAGGACTTCCTGATGAAACTCAACCAGTCCGTGCGGACCTACGTGGAAAACAGACCACGGTACACTGGATACAGCTTTGAGAAACTGTTTCCAGACGTTCTGTTTCCTGCTGATTCAGAACACAACAAACTGAAAG CGAGTCAGGCGCGAGATTTGCTGTCTAAAATGCTGGTGATAGACGCATCCAAACGAATCTCTGTAGACGAAGCTTTGCAGCACCCCTACATTAACGTATGGTACGACCCGGCCGAAGTGGAAGCG CCACCTCCTATGATTATAGACAAACAGCTGGATGAGAGAGATCACACTGTGGAGGAATGGAAAG aGCTGATCTATAAAGAAGTGGTGGAATGGGAAGAACGACTGAAGAATGGCGTCATTCGAGGTCAGCCCTCTCCTCTAG CACAGGTGCAGCAGTGA